The Macadamia integrifolia cultivar HAES 741 unplaced genomic scaffold, SCU_Mint_v3 scaffold478, whole genome shotgun sequence genome includes a region encoding these proteins:
- the LOC122068903 gene encoding late embryogenesis abundant protein 18-like, whose translation MRAAKEKVSDMASAAKEHINIGGAKAEENAERAAGVDKDVAEERRKVKEAQAKMELHEAKAEHRADRLDAKQQSHLYGQQGQHQYPIPTPGGQYPMGGATTTDVAPTTGTTGPTYPVGGYPPTTNYG comes from the exons ATGAGGGCAGCGAAGGAGAAAGTGAGTGACATGGCCAGTGCTGCTAAGGAGCACATCAACATTGGTGGTGCCAAGGCTGAAGAGAAt GCAGAGAGGGCAGCTGGAGTGGATAAGGATGTCGccgaggagagaaggaaggtcAAGGAAGCCCAAGCCAAGATGGAACTTCACGaagccaaagccgagcacaGGGCCGACCGATTGGATGCGAAACAACAATCTCACCTCTACGGCCAGCAAGGCCAACATCAATATCCGATTCCGACACCCGGTGGACAGTATCCCATGGGCGGCGCCACCACTACAGATGTGGCTCCGACGACCGGTACCACGGGTCCTACTTACCCCGTCGGAGGATACCCTCCCACAACTAATTATGGGTAG
- the LOC122068905 gene encoding late embryogenesis abundant protein 18-like, with protein MRAVKEKVSNMASAAKEHINICGAKPEEKAERAAGVDEGIAEERRKVKEAQAKMELHEAKAEHRADRLDAKQHSHLYGQHHDHLPHGQHQYPISTPGGQYPMGGASTIGAAPMTGTTGPTYPVGGYPSTTKYG; from the exons ATGAGGGCAGTGAAGGAGAAAGTGAGTAACATGGCCAGTGCTGCTAAGGAGCACATCAACATTTGTGGTGCCAAGCCTGAAGAGAAG GCAGAGAGGGCAGCTGGGGTGGATGAGGGTATAGccgaggagagaaggaaggtgAAGGAAGCCCAAGCCAAGATGGAGCTTCACGaagccaaagccgagcacaGGGCCGACCGATTGGATGCGAAGCAACACTCTCACCTCTACGGCCAGCATCATGACCACCTCCCGCATGGCCAACACCAATATCCGATTTCGACACCGGGTGGGCAGTATCCCATGGGCGGCGCCTCCACTATAGGAGCGGCTCCGATGACTGGCACCACGGGTCCTACTTATCCCGTCGGAGGATACCCTTCCACAACTAAATATGGGTAG